A window of the Lactobacillus amylovorus DSM 20531 genome harbors these coding sequences:
- a CDS encoding putative quinol monooxygenase: MDETPIFKITKLNIAENDRSEYIHEAEKNMHDSIPAEEGTLLIGSGHDDAQGEDNYEVELFRNKGAEDLHIAESHADDFAEVIDKIATSKKVIDLKPEVITTHAQKALNSYADNFVMRLVKVEVKKGNEEAFAHSVKKEITTSIASEPGMEIMMSGTNKENPNEWYFVEVYANDQAYDNHVQTPHYEEYIEETDGMVERRDVKTLVRDVLATQGAIVLD, from the coding sequence ATGGATGAAACACCAATTTTTAAAATTACTAAGTTAAATATTGCAGAAAATGATCGTAGCGAATATATTCATGAAGCAGAAAAGAATATGCATGATTCAATTCCTGCAGAAGAAGGTACTTTGCTTATTGGTAGCGGCCACGACGACGCACAAGGCGAAGACAATTACGAAGTAGAATTGTTCCGTAACAAGGGTGCAGAAGATTTACACATTGCTGAATCTCACGCTGATGACTTTGCTGAAGTAATTGACAAGATTGCTACTAGCAAGAAAGTTATCGATTTGAAGCCAGAAGTAATTACTACTCATGCCCAAAAGGCTTTAAACAGTTACGCAGACAACTTCGTTATGCGTTTAGTTAAGGTTGAAGTTAAGAAGGGTAATGAAGAAGCATTTGCTCACTCAGTTAAGAAGGAAATTACTACAAGTATTGCTTCTGAACCAGGCATGGAAATTATGATGTCCGGTACCAACAAAGAAAATCCTAATGAATGGTATTTTGTTGAAGTTTATGCAAATGATCAAGCATACGACAACCACGTACAAACACCACATTACGAAGAATACATTGAAGAAACTGACGGTATGGTTGAAAGAAGAGACGTTAAGACTCTTGTAAGAGATGTCTTAGCAACTCAAGGTGCTATTGTTTTGGATTAA
- a CDS encoding PTS sugar transporter subunit IIC gives MKDKVTKFFQKLQPTFTKIGNNHYLQAIMGAMMATLGPMILGSFATLLSVYANQWHWTKVAQISGNVNVVTIGCIALYVSFLMGKDVAKQFLKNDDGNSAGIISLMSFLIITPLGQQKAGAFIPSTWLGASGLFSAMIVGIIAGRAYVYMRQHNWTIKMPAGVPPMVSDTFAALIPSLVIGVFFTLVALAFSVSSFGSFHQMIYSFIQTPLKNIGGSIWAMIFICFLEQLVWFFGIHGTNVIIPIVMPIWMSMDMQNLQAWKAGKPLPNITGYAFFNIVTWSGTALGLILLMLFFAKSKRYKTLGKLAVVPGLFGITEPAIFGTPLVLNFDFFVPFVFNNAVSVAIAYGLTKIGLVARFSGMQSVFGLPIGVIASCGGSVSIIVMQLVLQLVLSPLLWYPWFRMADNRAYAQEQAGTEK, from the coding sequence ATGAAAGATAAGGTAACTAAATTCTTCCAAAAGTTACAACCAACCTTTACGAAGATAGGTAATAACCATTACTTACAAGCAATTATGGGAGCCATGATGGCTACGTTAGGGCCTATGATCTTAGGTTCATTTGCTACATTACTTAGTGTTTATGCAAATCAATGGCATTGGACTAAAGTAGCTCAAATAAGTGGTAACGTAAATGTAGTTACTATTGGCTGTATTGCATTATATGTATCATTTTTAATGGGGAAAGATGTTGCTAAGCAATTCTTAAAGAATGATGATGGTAATTCTGCAGGTATTATTTCATTAATGTCCTTCTTGATTATCACCCCATTGGGACAACAAAAGGCTGGTGCATTTATTCCTTCAACTTGGTTAGGTGCGTCAGGTTTGTTCTCAGCAATGATTGTTGGTATTATCGCTGGTAGAGCATATGTTTACATGAGACAACATAATTGGACCATTAAAATGCCAGCAGGCGTCCCACCTATGGTTTCTGACACTTTTGCAGCTTTAATTCCTAGTTTGGTAATTGGTGTGTTCTTCACTTTAGTTGCTTTAGCATTTTCAGTAAGTTCATTTGGTAGTTTCCACCAAATGATTTATAGCTTCATCCAAACACCATTAAAGAATATTGGTGGATCTATTTGGGCAATGATTTTTATCTGCTTCTTGGAACAACTAGTTTGGTTCTTCGGTATTCATGGTACCAACGTCATTATTCCAATTGTTATGCCTATTTGGATGTCAATGGATATGCAAAACTTGCAAGCTTGGAAAGCAGGTAAACCACTTCCTAATATTACAGGTTATGCTTTCTTTAACATCGTAACTTGGAGCGGAACGGCTTTAGGATTAATTTTATTAATGTTGTTCTTTGCTAAGAGTAAGAGATATAAGACTTTAGGTAAATTAGCTGTGGTTCCAGGTTTATTTGGAATTACCGAACCAGCAATTTTCGGTACGCCATTAGTTTTAAACTTTGACTTCTTTGTACCATTTGTATTCAACAATGCGGTCTCTGTTGCAATTGCCTACGGTTTAACTAAGATTGGTCTTGTAGCTAGATTCTCAGGGATGCAATCAGTATTCGGCTTGCCGATTGGTGTTATTGCCAGCTGTGGTGGATCGGTATCAATTATTGTTATGCAACTAGTATTGCAATTAGTCTTATCACCACTTCTTTGGTATCCATGGTTTAGAATGGCAGACAACAGAGCTTATGCACAAGAGCAGGCCGGTACAGAAAAGTAA
- a CDS encoding helix-turn-helix domain-containing protein produces the protein MDRFTHNFIFNANSTKRKQPQDDKLRENFCELLTSISDKRNLSQNLFLLGKIYELLSLLVENYSMDLNDEYQLINTKFISKLLNIINKNYQNKLSLPDVAKKFSYSEAYTSRLIKDNLGEDFTSLLISIRLDKSITLMKYSDKTLEEIAAETGFTTYRNLYNAFKRVYQISPKEFIKRGL, from the coding sequence TTGGATAGATTCACTCATAATTTTATTTTTAATGCTAATTCCACCAAAAGAAAGCAGCCTCAAGATGATAAATTACGGGAGAATTTTTGTGAACTATTAACGTCAATTTCTGATAAACGAAATCTTAGTCAAAATCTATTTCTTTTGGGAAAGATTTATGAACTTTTAAGTTTACTAGTAGAAAATTATTCGATGGACTTAAATGATGAATATCAGCTAATCAACACCAAATTTATTTCTAAATTACTTAATATCATTAACAAAAATTATCAAAATAAGTTGTCTTTACCTGATGTAGCTAAAAAATTTTCATACTCTGAGGCTTATACTTCGCGATTAATTAAAGACAACTTAGGAGAGGACTTCACTAGCCTATTAATATCCATTAGGCTTGATAAATCTATTACTCTAATGAAATATTCTGATAAAACTCTAGAAGAAATAGCGGCAGAAACTGGATTTACTACATATCGTAATCTCTATAATGCATTCAAACGTGTATATCAAATTTCACCCAAAGAATTCATTAAACGTGGATTATAA
- the bglX gene encoding beta-glucosidase BglX codes for MKETELKELLNDMSLDEKIGQLVQLSGEFFQANDISYGPREKLGITQKTVDLTGSVLNVAGAEATRKVQDHQMAVQPHHIPVLFMSDVIYGYKTIYPIPLGLGATWNPDLVKKAFATAADEASSAGIQVGYAPMLDTVHDARWGRVLESPGEDPRLNSIYAQAMVTGFQDGLKDKKGIASCFKHFAGYGGVEAGREYNSVDMSISNLYQNYLPAYKAAVKAGAKMAMTSLTSLNGVPSTADQWLLKDVLRKAWRFKGIIISDYASIYELIKHGFATDETDASEKAINASMDIDMKSPCYANGLKKLVTNGKLDEKKIDETVWRVLSLKNELHLFEDPYFGSSVEREKKSVLSEEKRKLSRKIAEEAIVMLQNKDNVLPLKPRDEKIALIGPYSTEHSLLGMWAVHGEPKDSISIEEGIKKYIPNIKVAKGTDIGRNRKMLEKLGFFSKEQIDQMISPEVIEQKNNEQAVSLAKQSDVVILAMGENALEAGEAGAKTNLCLPQNQLSLIDKISKLGKKVVLLIISGRPLVLTNIVDKVDAILEFWFPGTEGGNAIANILFGKANPSGRLTMTFPYDVGQEPIYYNHMSTGRPVHNSQHVGRFVSKYIDAPADPLYPFGYGLSYDQIKYSDLKLDKEKLSRNEELNVSIKLTNDSNWDCKETVQLYFHDKVASLVQPVKRLLDFQKVEVPKNSSKEVTFMIKPQQLGFFDNHGQYVLENGKFDIFVGRNSRDCLQKEFLLD; via the coding sequence ATGAAAGAAACAGAATTAAAAGAATTATTGAATGATATGTCATTGGATGAGAAGATTGGGCAATTAGTTCAATTATCTGGCGAATTCTTTCAAGCTAATGATATTTCATATGGGCCAAGAGAAAAATTAGGGATTACTCAAAAGACAGTAGATTTAACTGGTTCGGTCTTAAACGTTGCAGGTGCTGAAGCAACTAGAAAAGTTCAGGATCATCAAATGGCTGTTCAACCACACCACATTCCTGTGTTGTTTATGTCGGATGTCATTTATGGATATAAAACAATTTATCCTATTCCGTTGGGATTAGGAGCTACCTGGAATCCAGATTTGGTAAAGAAAGCATTTGCTACTGCAGCAGATGAAGCTTCATCCGCCGGTATTCAAGTTGGCTATGCTCCAATGCTTGATACAGTTCATGATGCACGCTGGGGAAGAGTTCTTGAGTCTCCTGGTGAAGACCCACGTTTAAATTCTATTTATGCCCAAGCAATGGTTACGGGCTTTCAAGATGGATTAAAAGATAAAAAAGGTATTGCTTCTTGTTTTAAGCACTTTGCTGGTTATGGTGGAGTTGAAGCTGGTCGAGAATATAACAGCGTGGATATGTCTATTAGTAATTTGTATCAAAATTATTTGCCAGCATATAAAGCAGCTGTTAAAGCTGGCGCTAAAATGGCAATGACTTCTTTAACTTCACTTAATGGTGTTCCATCAACGGCAGATCAATGGCTTTTGAAGGACGTTCTTCGCAAGGCCTGGAGATTTAAAGGTATCATAATATCAGATTATGCTTCAATTTATGAATTGATCAAACATGGGTTTGCTACTGACGAAACAGACGCGTCTGAAAAAGCTATTAATGCTTCGATGGACATTGATATGAAGTCACCATGTTATGCTAATGGCCTTAAGAAACTTGTAACTAATGGTAAATTAGACGAAAAGAAAATCGATGAGACTGTTTGGCGTGTTCTTTCACTTAAAAATGAACTTCACTTGTTTGAAGATCCTTACTTCGGTTCATCAGTTGAACGTGAAAAGAAGAGCGTTTTATCAGAAGAAAAAAGAAAACTATCTAGAAAGATTGCTGAAGAAGCAATTGTTATGCTTCAAAATAAAGATAATGTCCTGCCTTTGAAGCCAAGAGATGAAAAAATTGCTTTAATTGGTCCTTATTCTACTGAACATTCATTATTAGGGATGTGGGCAGTTCATGGTGAACCTAAAGATAGTATTTCAATTGAAGAAGGTATAAAGAAGTACATTCCTAATATTAAGGTTGCTAAAGGAACTGATATTGGTAGAAATCGTAAGATGTTAGAAAAATTGGGCTTCTTTAGTAAAGAACAAATTGATCAGATGATTTCCCCAGAGGTAATTGAACAGAAGAATAATGAGCAGGCGGTGTCTCTTGCTAAACAATCTGATGTAGTCATATTGGCTATGGGAGAAAATGCTCTTGAGGCCGGTGAAGCTGGAGCTAAAACTAATCTTTGTTTACCACAAAATCAATTGTCATTAATTGATAAAATTTCTAAGTTAGGTAAAAAGGTAGTGCTTCTTATTATTAGTGGTCGTCCTTTAGTTTTAACAAATATTGTTGATAAAGTTGACGCTATCTTAGAATTCTGGTTCCCAGGGACAGAAGGCGGTAATGCAATTGCCAATATTTTATTTGGTAAGGCAAATCCGTCAGGTCGTTTAACGATGACTTTTCCATACGATGTTGGTCAAGAGCCGATTTACTATAACCATATGTCGACAGGACGTCCAGTTCACAATTCACAACATGTGGGACGATTTGTTTCTAAGTATATAGATGCACCAGCAGATCCACTTTACCCATTTGGCTATGGTTTGTCCTACGATCAAATTAAATATAGTGATTTGAAATTAGATAAAGAAAAGCTATCAAGAAATGAAGAATTAAATGTTTCTATTAAGTTAACAAATGATAGTAACTGGGACTGTAAAGAAACTGTACAATTGTATTTCCATGACAAAGTAGCTAGTTTGGTACAACCAGTTAAGCGGCTATTGGATTTCCAAAAGGTAGAAGTTCCAAAAAATAGTAGCAAAGAGGTTACATTTATGATCAAGCCACAACAGCTTGGATTCTTTGATAATCATGGTCAATACGTTTTGGAAAATGGTAAATTTGATATCTTTGTAGGTAGAAACTCAAGAGACTGCTTGCAAAAAGAATTCTTATTAGATTAA
- a CDS encoding histidine phosphatase family protein has product MTKTLYLVRHGQTYFNYYHKVQGRCDSPLNEKGIRQVEMARDYFQENHIHFDKAFSSTQERACDTLEIITDHKMPYTRLKDLREKCYGIFEGRDEFLLPWNYNNPNVDPTMEKDEDVVARMRRAVVEILDSVDDGETALICGHGDILAKYVRAATDSPNFPGFANASIVKLTVDGDKVHFDDYVWPAKDLG; this is encoded by the coding sequence GTGACAAAAACTTTATATCTTGTTCGTCATGGACAAACTTATTTTAACTACTACCACAAGGTACAAGGCCGTTGTGATTCACCACTTAACGAAAAGGGTATTCGTCAAGTAGAAATGGCACGCGATTACTTCCAAGAAAATCACATCCACTTTGATAAAGCTTTTTCTTCAACACAAGAAAGAGCATGTGATACGCTTGAAATTATCACCGACCACAAGATGCCATATACGCGTTTGAAAGACTTGCGGGAAAAATGCTATGGTATTTTTGAAGGGCGCGATGAATTCTTGTTGCCATGGAACTACAACAATCCTAATGTTGATCCAACCATGGAAAAAGACGAGGACGTTGTAGCGCGTATGCGTCGTGCCGTTGTTGAAATCTTAGACAGCGTTGACGACGGTGAAACTGCACTTATTTGCGGTCATGGCGATATTTTGGCTAAGTACGTTAGAGCTGCTACTGATAGCCCTAACTTTCCTGGTTTTGCCAATGCTTCAATTGTTAAGTTAACGGTTGATGGCGATAAAGTTCATTTTGATGATTATGTGTGGCCCGCAAAAGATTTGGGATAA
- a CDS encoding SLAP domain-containing protein has protein sequence MKIKSILVKSIAVAAMSVTGLVVANNAGSNTAQAAIVQNDASVVTVNYVSNNSINVYNNYENPVATGQTLASNTSWKVIKTAYDSKGHKWYDLGKNQWVRAKYVTIGHHAAATQTQTTDQASTQAPAQSQTQNTQTASNTSASSYTSNASGSEASAKAWIASRESGGSYSASNGQYVGKYQLSASYLNGDYSAANQERVADNYVKSRYGSWTAAKAFWQANGWY, from the coding sequence TTGAAGATCAAATCTATCTTAGTTAAGTCAATTGCAGTAGCTGCTATGTCAGTTACAGGTTTAGTAGTAGCAAACAACGCAGGTTCAAACACTGCACAAGCTGCTATCGTCCAAAACGATGCAAGCGTAGTAACTGTAAACTACGTTTCAAATAACTCAATCAACGTATACAACAACTATGAAAACCCAGTAGCAACTGGTCAAACTTTAGCAAGCAACACTTCATGGAAAGTTATCAAGACTGCTTACGATTCAAAGGGCCACAAGTGGTACGACTTAGGTAAGAACCAATGGGTTCGTGCTAAGTACGTAACTATTGGTCACCACGCAGCTGCTACCCAAACTCAAACTACTGATCAAGCTTCAACTCAAGCTCCAGCACAATCACAAACTCAAAATACTCAAACTGCTTCAAATACTAGCGCTTCATCATACACTTCAAACGCATCAGGCTCAGAAGCAAGTGCTAAGGCTTGGATTGCTAGCCGTGAATCAGGTGGCTCATACAGTGCTTCTAACGGTCAATACGTAGGTAAATACCAACTTTCAGCTTCATACTTGAATGGTGACTACTCAGCTGCTAACCAAGAAAGAGTTGCTGACAACTACGTAAAGAGTCGTTACGGTTCATGGACTGCTGCTAAGGCATTCTGGCAAGCAAACGGCTGGTACTAA
- a CDS encoding glycerophosphodiester phosphodiesterase family protein → MTNTIVFAHRGLPVKFAENSLEGFRYAVTHGAEGVEFDVHLTKEKVPVVMHDEEIDRTTDGTGFIKDYTISELRKFHLANGEPVPMLSELFEVLQNRDIYINLEFKTNKVHDVGIEGIVLALAKKYHFVHPIIFSSFNYQTLKNCQRIDLHQQYCFLTKMPVALPERFVKKNHFAAIHPHFYLPSKVTQRIWTVDNPRIAKRYFRLDVAGIFTNNFELMNKVKEKSR, encoded by the coding sequence ATGACGAACACAATCGTTTTTGCTCACCGAGGTTTGCCGGTGAAGTTTGCGGAGAATTCACTTGAAGGCTTCCGTTATGCGGTGACGCATGGCGCAGAAGGCGTGGAGTTCGATGTGCATTTGACTAAGGAAAAGGTACCAGTGGTGATGCACGATGAAGAAATCGACCGTACGACTGATGGAACGGGTTTTATCAAAGACTACACGATAAGCGAACTTAGGAAGTTTCATTTAGCTAATGGTGAGCCGGTGCCGATGCTCAGCGAATTGTTTGAAGTTTTACAAAATAGGGATATTTATATCAACCTGGAATTTAAGACCAACAAGGTTCATGATGTTGGAATCGAAGGCATCGTTTTAGCATTAGCCAAGAAGTATCATTTTGTCCATCCCATCATCTTCTCTTCCTTCAATTACCAGACCTTGAAAAATTGCCAACGGATCGATTTGCATCAGCAGTACTGCTTTTTAACGAAGATGCCGGTGGCTTTGCCAGAGCGTTTTGTGAAGAAAAATCACTTTGCGGCCATTCATCCGCATTTCTATTTGCCAAGTAAGGTAACGCAGCGGATTTGGACGGTGGATAATCCAAGAATTGCGAAGCGGTATTTCAGACTAGATGTAGCTGGGATTTTTACGAATAATTTTGAGTTGATGAATAAGGTGAAAGAGAAAAGTAGATAA
- a CDS encoding histidine phosphatase family protein, with protein sequence MTINLYLVRHGQTLFNKEYRMQGSCDSALTPLGVKQIEATRDYFAQNGIAFDRAYCSTQERASDTLEIIAGPEMEYDRLKELKEKDYGIYEGRNILLWPFRRLVGSSTIEDDREVTERMERGMNLILRDAQDGENILVVGHGDSMGHYIRERAGGNKFPGFHNAEFALLQSDGNEVEYEENVWPAKDVRIDQITGN encoded by the coding sequence ATGACAATAAATTTGTATTTGGTTAGACATGGACAGACTTTATTCAATAAAGAATATCGGATGCAAGGTAGCTGTGATTCTGCTCTAACCCCACTGGGCGTGAAGCAGATCGAGGCGACTCGTGACTACTTTGCGCAAAATGGCATTGCCTTCGATCGGGCGTATTGTTCTACGCAGGAGCGTGCTAGCGATACGCTTGAGATTATCGCTGGTCCTGAGATGGAATATGACCGTTTGAAGGAACTAAAAGAAAAAGATTATGGTATTTATGAGGGCAGAAATATTCTGCTTTGGCCGTTTAGACGTTTAGTGGGGAGTAGTACGATCGAGGACGACCGTGAAGTGACGGAGCGGATGGAACGCGGCATGAACTTGATTTTGAGGGATGCTCAAGATGGTGAAAATATCTTGGTCGTGGGTCACGGCGATAGCATGGGACACTACATCCGTGAGCGTGCCGGTGGTAATAAATTCCCTGGCTTTCATAATGCGGAATTTGCCTTGCTCCAAAGCGATGGCAACGAAGTTGAATATGAAGAAAATGTTTGGCCTGCAAAAGATGTGCGAATCGATCAAATAACTGGTAATTAG
- a CDS encoding IS3 family transposase, which translates to MSKFNKEQKIEIYRKWKDEKISISQLSKTYKTNVANLDYMLRLIDMYGINVLDRPYQVYSKEFKEQAIEQAVFSTKSYVQVSLELGLKSIGTLSIWLREYKENGYNVIIKQKGRPARDQRDSKITQGIGERDPKAERRKLAIAYCERIRKKTEGLGSRQRSKEIAKAITDLRHEFKVSLNYVLDAISEHPELPTIARSSYYKIIKRKPKKPKRSKLIARIKEIFNRHKGRYGYRRVALQLIKEGWNITEKTVRYWMHKLGLKGIRRNKRKYSSYKGTIGKIAPNLIRRDFFAPMPNMKWYTDITEFHLNGEKLYLSPILDGCGGDIVSYTISKHPDMELVMTMLDRAFAKETALNNCIFHTDQGCQYQSPRYQRALKLHGITQSMSRKGNSMDDGLMENFFGLLKTEMFYDQEYKYHSLQELAQAIEEYIEYYNEERIKSRLKGLTPKEYRNQASINPVF; encoded by the coding sequence ATGTCTAAATTTAATAAAGAACAGAAAATAGAAATTTATCGTAAATGGAAAGATGAAAAGATTTCAATAAGTCAGTTGTCTAAAACATATAAAACGAATGTAGCTAATTTGGATTACATGCTTAGATTAATTGATATGTATGGAATCAATGTTTTAGATAGGCCTTATCAGGTTTATTCTAAGGAATTTAAAGAACAAGCAATTGAGCAAGCTGTTTTCAGTACCAAGTCATATGTACAAGTATCACTAGAACTGGGGCTTAAGAGTATTGGCACACTTAGTATTTGGCTTAGAGAATATAAGGAAAACGGGTATAATGTCATTATCAAACAGAAAGGACGCCCTGCCCGTGATCAAAGAGACTCAAAAATCACGCAAGGAATTGGAGAAAGAGATCCAAAAGCTGAAAGAAGAAAACTTGCGATTGCGTATTGTGAACGAATACGTAAAAAAACTGAAGGCCTTGGATCAAGACAAAGATCGAAAGAAATAGCTAAGGCAATTACTGATCTAAGGCATGAATTTAAGGTTAGCTTGAACTATGTCTTAGATGCAATTTCAGAGCATCCAGAGCTGCCTACGATTGCCAGAAGTTCTTACTATAAAATAATTAAACGAAAGCCTAAGAAGCCCAAGCGTTCCAAACTTATTGCAAGGATCAAGGAAATATTTAATCGTCACAAAGGACGCTATGGCTATCGTCGAGTGGCACTCCAGTTAATAAAAGAAGGCTGGAATATTACTGAGAAAACAGTCCGTTACTGGATGCATAAATTGGGTCTTAAGGGTATCAGACGCAACAAGCGTAAGTATTCAAGCTACAAGGGAACTATTGGCAAGATAGCCCCTAATTTAATTCGTCGTGATTTCTTTGCACCAATGCCCAACATGAAATGGTACACTGACATTACTGAATTTCACCTCAATGGTGAAAAGCTTTATCTATCACCTATTTTGGATGGTTGTGGAGGCGATATAGTCTCTTACACTATTTCCAAACATCCAGACATGGAGTTAGTAATGACAATGCTTGATAGGGCTTTTGCCAAGGAAACGGCTCTTAATAATTGCATCTTTCATACTGATCAGGGCTGTCAATACCAAAGTCCAAGATATCAGCGTGCTTTAAAGCTTCATGGTATTACTCAAAGCATGTCTAGAAAAGGTAATTCCATGGATGATGGGCTAATGGAAAACTTCTTTGGCTTGCTCAAAACAGAGATGTTCTATGATCAAGAATACAAGTACCATAGTCTTCAAGAATTAGCTCAAGCAATCGAAGAATATATCGAATACTATAACGAAGAAAGGATAAAGAGCAGATTAAAAGGCTTAACTCCGAAAGAATATCGGAATCAAGCCTCTATTAATCCTGTATTTTAA
- a CDS encoding glycoside hydrolase family 43 protein — protein sequence MEYQNPILRGSHPDPSICKVNDVYYLVNSSFEFLPGLPVYQSKDLVNWDLISHGIDESNVDAYPYSNLKNSLGIFAPTIRYHKGCFYIICTFVPKGTFIIKTTNPEQGWSKPLWLNINFMGIDPSLTFIGQDCYLQMTNGEGAIVQCKIDLSTLEVLTEPKIISYGTGGRDPEGPHIYYKFDKYWLMIAEGGTREGHMETMQVSDNIYGPYHPVRNNTILSNRDYKGELQCVGHADLVEVNKNKFELVALSVRQPKHVHRNLLGRETILLPVDWNKNGIWINTMNKEGKATINLSQPISVEKQARNSNNIDKLDFISSLY from the coding sequence ATGGAATATCAAAATCCAATTTTAAGAGGAAGTCATCCAGATCCAAGTATCTGTAAAGTGAATGATGTTTATTATTTAGTTAATTCCAGTTTTGAATTTTTACCTGGGTTGCCAGTCTATCAAAGTAAAGATCTAGTTAATTGGGATCTGATTAGCCATGGCATTGATGAAAGTAATGTGGATGCTTATCCATATAGTAATTTAAAAAATTCACTTGGTATTTTTGCTCCAACAATCAGATACCATAAGGGATGCTTTTATATCATTTGTACGTTTGTTCCAAAGGGCACATTTATTATCAAGACTACAAATCCAGAGCAGGGGTGGTCTAAGCCTTTATGGCTTAACATAAATTTTATGGGAATAGATCCTTCGCTTACTTTTATTGGTCAAGATTGTTATCTTCAGATGACTAATGGTGAGGGGGCAATAGTCCAATGCAAAATAGATCTGTCAACTCTTGAAGTTTTAACTGAACCTAAAATTATTAGTTACGGTACAGGAGGCAGAGATCCAGAGGGACCACATATTTATTATAAATTTGATAAATATTGGTTAATGATAGCAGAAGGCGGAACACGTGAAGGACATATGGAAACTATGCAGGTATCTGATAATATATATGGTCCATATCATCCGGTGCGTAATAATACAATTTTAAGTAATCGTGACTATAAAGGTGAGTTGCAATGTGTAGGACATGCTGATTTAGTCGAAGTAAATAAAAACAAATTTGAATTAGTCGCTTTATCGGTTCGCCAACCTAAACATGTTCATCGCAATTTATTAGGAAGAGAAACTATCTTATTACCAGTTGATTGGAATAAAAATGGTATATGGATTAATACCATGAATAAAGAGGGTAAAGCAACTATTAATTTATCGCAGCCTATTAGCGTGGAAAAACAGGCGCGAAATTCTAACAATATTGATAAACTTGACTTCATTTCGTCTTTATATTAA
- a CDS encoding SEC10/PgrA surface exclusion domain-containing protein, which yields MSKKIMMTLLASVCLLTSATAVTKYATPQTVQAATKGKVQVKGSKKVRLYTSKGKKTNYYVYAGRKYSYSKKGYIRIGKKKYSAYKLNANSYWILAKNVKTVKNTAPVTNLYAQAAIRMPSGYTLSALLDAYKGSPSPEFVKASMEGMEINNFSRIVAGESKDDDKMIDPDHLSANDKKELAEFSLRVINSAREQLGLRPWVYSEGTQKLADDVAKEYQDHGHSIKDNGHYVAGIVRACKKNDLNLDDNYVEDMAGFTINKKTMPMGEMKRDIYFGLKQMIFGFAGAGEAQRSDRNLYREWEHAGDLFNTQGSRHDGDYNYYGFSISKTSNIYSMHFISVPSFIVNSKEYNSSFRP from the coding sequence ATGTCCAAAAAGATAATGATGACTTTACTTGCCAGTGTTTGCTTGCTAACTTCCGCTACTGCAGTCACGAAATATGCCACACCACAAACTGTGCAAGCTGCTACCAAGGGTAAAGTACAAGTAAAAGGCAGTAAGAAAGTCCGACTTTATACTTCGAAGGGCAAAAAGACTAATTACTACGTTTACGCCGGTAGAAAATATTCTTATTCCAAAAAAGGTTATATAAGAATTGGCAAGAAGAAATATTCAGCTTATAAGCTTAATGCCAACTCTTACTGGATTTTGGCTAAAAATGTCAAAACAGTGAAGAATACAGCTCCAGTAACTAATCTTTATGCTCAAGCAGCAATCAGGATGCCAAGCGGCTACACTCTTTCCGCATTGCTTGATGCATATAAGGGTAGCCCAAGTCCTGAATTCGTTAAGGCTTCTATGGAAGGTATGGAGATCAACAACTTCTCACGTATCGTAGCTGGAGAAAGCAAAGACGATGACAAGATGATTGATCCTGACCATCTTTCAGCTAACGATAAAAAGGAATTGGCTGAATTCTCTTTGCGTGTAATTAACAGTGCACGTGAGCAACTTGGCTTGCGTCCATGGGTTTACAGCGAAGGTACACAAAAGTTAGCTGATGATGTTGCTAAAGAATATCAAGATCACGGCCACAGTATCAAAGATAATGGTCACTATGTTGCCGGAATCGTTAGAGCCTGCAAGAAGAATGACCTTAACTTAGATGACAACTACGTTGAAGACATGGCTGGTTTTACCATTAATAAAAAGACCATGCCAATGGGTGAAATGAAACGTGACATTTACTTTGGCTTGAAGCAAATGATCTTCGGCTTTGCCGGTGCTGGTGAAGCACAACGTAGCGATAGAAACCTTTACCGTGAATGGGAACACGCAGGTGACCTCTTTAACACCCAAGGTTCTCGTCACGACGGCGACTATAACTACTACGGTTTCAGTATTTCTAAGACCAGCAACATTTACTCAATGCACTTTATCAGTGTTCCATCATTTATCGTGAATAGTAAAGAATACAACTCTAGTTTTAGACCTTAA